In Saccharomonospora marina XMU15, one genomic interval encodes:
- a CDS encoding alginate O-acetyltransferase AlgX-related protein, giving the protein MANRPQQLPAVHEAWLPREHALHRPRHGGRQLTALICALIFFATPSLMWLGGARPAEIENHPLAGFPSIASGWSFFTDLPTWATDQLVFRAGAVTAADAISRTFFGEPAPFDQGGTGNPGPLPGSPQSPPAGQVPGQDTPHTEPGYRRVIEGGDGWLYYGFDVDGKCEPQRPMEQTFAHIDRLREAVESSGRKFVFVIAPDKTTMAPQHLPDSYAGKQCSRLASQRFWRLAGSRDYVVDIRDELAAQAQLLGRPVYFRNDTHWTDEGAIVLTRAIAEAVQPGVTKAWRAAGVGWVTGTADLPRMLGRSEKKSTLRYELRPDGQTDRTTEPLLDLERPQHHTASPIEQTVNSRTLVFGDSFALASSRYLPAGFSDLTILGYPSMADYERTVLKAFTDAEVVVVQAVERSVAASTLPFIDEGFLQQARQAMARRPIR; this is encoded by the coding sequence GTGGCGAACCGACCGCAGCAACTGCCCGCCGTGCACGAAGCCTGGCTGCCTCGCGAGCACGCCCTGCACCGGCCACGGCACGGCGGCAGGCAACTGACCGCCCTGATCTGCGCGTTGATCTTCTTCGCGACTCCCAGCCTGATGTGGCTGGGCGGCGCACGCCCCGCCGAGATCGAGAACCACCCGCTCGCCGGCTTTCCCAGCATCGCGTCGGGCTGGTCGTTCTTCACCGACCTGCCGACCTGGGCGACCGACCAGTTGGTCTTCCGCGCGGGCGCCGTCACCGCCGCCGACGCGATCAGCAGGACGTTCTTCGGCGAGCCAGCACCATTCGACCAGGGCGGCACCGGCAATCCGGGGCCGCTTCCCGGAAGCCCGCAGTCACCCCCCGCGGGCCAGGTCCCCGGGCAGGACACGCCACACACCGAACCCGGCTACCGGCGGGTGATCGAGGGCGGCGACGGTTGGCTGTACTACGGCTTCGACGTCGACGGCAAATGCGAGCCGCAGCGGCCGATGGAGCAGACCTTCGCGCACATCGACCGGCTCCGCGAGGCGGTGGAAAGCTCAGGGCGGAAGTTCGTGTTCGTGATCGCCCCCGACAAGACGACGATGGCACCACAGCACTTACCGGATTCCTACGCGGGCAAACAGTGCTCCCGGTTGGCGAGCCAGCGATTCTGGCGGCTGGCGGGCAGCCGCGACTACGTCGTCGACATCAGGGACGAACTGGCGGCACAGGCACAACTGCTCGGCAGGCCGGTGTACTTCCGCAACGACACCCACTGGACCGACGAGGGCGCGATCGTACTCACCCGCGCCATCGCGGAGGCGGTCCAGCCAGGGGTGACCAAGGCGTGGCGGGCCGCCGGGGTCGGCTGGGTCACCGGCACCGCCGACCTGCCAAGGATGCTCGGCAGGTCGGAGAAGAAGTCCACATTGCGCTACGAACTCCGCCCGGACGGGCAAACCGACCGAACCACCGAGCCGCTACTCGACCTGGAACGACCACAGCACCACACGGCGAGCCCCATCGAGCAGACGGTGAACAGCAGGACGCTGGTGTTCGGTGACTCGTTCGCCCTCGCGTCGTCGCGGTACCTACCGGCCGGGTTCAGCGACCTGACGATACTGGGTTATCCGTCGATGGCCGATTACGAACGCACGGTGCTGAAGGCGTTCACCGACGCCGAGGTGGTCGTCGTTCAGGCCGTCGAGCGCTCGGTGGCGGCGAGCACGTTGCCGTTCATCGACGAGGGGTTTCTACAGCAGGCACGGCAGGCGATGGCGCGGCGACCGATCCGCTGA
- a CDS encoding metal ABC transporter ATP-binding protein — protein MNGAAIELTDAALRFGDRTLWSGLDLRVEPGEFLAVLGPNGSGKTSLLRVLLGLQPLSAGTATVAGARPGRASERVGYVPQQRAMDQGLTLRGNDLVGLGLDGHRWGTGLLGLRKRRHKIAAAVESVGATSFASSQVGRLSGGEQQRLRVAQALIGDPEVLLCDEPLASLDLTHQRVVSGLIDARRRAAGTAVLFVTHEINPVLSYVDRVLYLVDGRFRIGTPEQVMTSATLSQLYGTQVEVLRIGDQIHVAGAQSCLCEDEVHHEADEPVP, from the coding sequence ATGAACGGTGCTGCGATCGAGTTGACCGACGCCGCGTTGCGGTTCGGCGACCGGACGTTGTGGTCGGGGCTGGACCTGCGGGTGGAGCCGGGTGAGTTCCTGGCCGTGCTCGGTCCCAACGGCTCAGGCAAGACGAGCCTGCTGCGCGTGTTGCTCGGTCTGCAGCCGCTGAGTGCGGGCACGGCCACCGTGGCGGGTGCGCGACCCGGCAGGGCCAGTGAGCGCGTCGGCTACGTTCCTCAGCAACGGGCGATGGACCAGGGGCTGACGCTGCGGGGCAACGACCTCGTTGGGCTCGGGCTGGACGGGCACCGCTGGGGTACCGGGCTGCTCGGCCTGCGAAAACGGCGCCACAAGATCGCGGCAGCTGTCGAGTCGGTAGGCGCCACCTCGTTCGCGTCATCGCAGGTGGGCAGGCTCTCCGGCGGTGAACAGCAGCGGCTGCGGGTGGCGCAGGCGTTGATCGGTGACCCGGAGGTGCTGCTGTGTGACGAGCCGCTGGCCTCGCTCGACCTCACTCACCAGCGAGTCGTCAGCGGGCTCATCGACGCGCGCAGGCGTGCCGCGGGCACCGCGGTGCTGTTCGTGACCCACGAGATCAACCCGGTGCTGTCCTACGTCGACAGGGTGCTCTACCTCGTCGACGGCAGGTTCCGTATCGGCACGCCGGAACAGGTCATGACCTCCGCGACCCTGTCGCAGCTGTACGGCACCCAGGTCGAGGTGCTCAGGATCGGTGACCAGATCCACGTCGCGGGCGCGCAGAGTTGCCTGTGCGAGGACGAGGTGCACCACGAGGCCGACGAGCCGGTGCCATGA
- a CDS encoding metal ABC transporter permease — protein sequence MDKLFDFELTARLLGLDFVQTALLAAAVLGILAGTLGPLIVIRRMSFAVHGTAELAFTGAAAALLLGVGISYGALAGAVVAALLLGLLGSRESDRDSVIGVILSFGLGLGVLLLWYYPGRAANKFGILVGQIVAVEPTDLLALVVAAIVVLVVLAVIYRPLLFASVDPGVAVARGVPVQLLSPLFAVLIGVATALGVQIVGALLVVALMVTPAAAAARLTASPLRATLLAIAFAETAALGGIVLSLAPSAPVSFFVTAISFTIYLVARVIEYVRGRQRRVFSGSVAAPSPAVPAVETPRR from the coding sequence ATGGACAAGCTTTTCGACTTCGAGCTCACCGCTCGCCTGCTCGGTCTCGACTTCGTGCAGACGGCGCTGCTCGCCGCCGCCGTGCTCGGGATACTGGCGGGCACCCTCGGTCCGCTCATCGTCATCCGCAGGATGTCCTTCGCCGTTCACGGCACCGCGGAACTGGCGTTCACCGGCGCGGCCGCCGCGCTGCTGCTCGGCGTCGGCATCAGCTACGGCGCGCTGGCCGGTGCCGTCGTCGCCGCGCTGCTGCTCGGCCTGCTCGGCAGCCGGGAGTCCGACCGCGACTCCGTGATCGGAGTGATCCTCTCGTTCGGGCTTGGCCTTGGCGTGCTGCTGCTGTGGTACTACCCCGGCAGGGCGGCGAACAAGTTCGGCATCCTCGTGGGGCAGATCGTCGCGGTGGAACCGACGGATCTGCTGGCACTCGTCGTGGCGGCGATCGTGGTGCTGGTCGTGCTCGCCGTGATCTACCGGCCACTGCTGTTCGCCAGTGTCGACCCCGGCGTCGCGGTGGCCCGTGGCGTTCCCGTTCAGCTGCTCTCGCCGCTGTTCGCCGTGCTCATCGGGGTTGCGACAGCGTTGGGCGTGCAGATCGTGGGCGCGTTGTTGGTGGTCGCGCTGATGGTGACTCCCGCGGCCGCGGCCGCGCGGCTCACCGCCAGCCCGCTGCGGGCCACGCTGCTGGCCATAGCCTTCGCCGAGACGGCCGCGCTCGGCGGCATCGTGCTGTCGCTGGCCCCCAGCGCACCGGTCAGCTTCTTCGTCACGGCTATCTCGTTCACGATCTACCTCGTCGCGCGGGTGATCGAGTACGTGCGGGGCAGGCAACGCCGGGTGTTCAGCGGATCGGTCGCCGCGCCATCGCCTGCCGTGCCTGCTGTAGAAACCCCTCGTCGATGA